Genomic window (Shewanella psychropiezotolerans):
ACCTGTATAGCGTCTATTTTCTTATGCTATTGATTGTGCTGCATGTCGCGGGTGTGATTATCGCCGAACTACGTCATCAGCCAGGGATAATCTCGGCCATGTTTTCGGGAAAGAAACGAATAGTGGGAACACCGCTGGATAAATGAGTCTAGATGTAGATTTTTTTCCTAGTACTTTACCTAGGCCCTAGATCTTAAGTAAGGATCTAGTTTTTGTCATGTATCAGCCAGCTCACAGGATTAACTTATGCAGCTGGCTGATTTACCTATCTTATCCCTTATCTCATTAGCTTTTGTCTAAATAATGGATATCGGTGGCATCTCTGAGTCTGGTTGCAGCTTGCTCAGGTGTCAGATCTCGCTGAGCTTCGGCCAGCATCTCATAACCCACCATAAACTTCTTTACCGTGGCGGAGCGTAGCAGTGGCGGGTAAAACACGCCGTGTAACTGCCAATGATCACTGCCAGTTAATTCACCTTCTCTGTCTCGCTTGAATGGCGCGAAGTGCCAGCCCATGGAATAGGGGAAAGAACAATTGAACAGGTTGTCATAGCGGCTGGTGAGCTTCTTGATGGCCAAGGCTAGATCGTCTCTTTGCGCATTACATAATTCATCGAACCTTCGAATGTGGCTTTTTGGCATTAAGATGGTCTCGAAAGGCCAGGCTGCCCAATAAGGTACAACGGCCAACCAGTGCTCGGTCTCGACTACGGTACGGCTACCATCTTCCATTTCACGTTTGACATAGTCCAAGAGTAGGTTACGGCCATGCTCTTGCTGATATGCTCTTAAATTATGGTCTTTTTTCCTGACTTCATTCGGCAGGTAGCTATTGGCCCATACTTGTCCGTGGGGATGGGGTTGAGAGCAGCCCATGACAGCCCCCTTGTTCTCAAATGCCTGTACCCAGACATATTCCTTGCCCAACTCGGTTATTTCACTCTCCCAGGCATCAACGACCTGACGTAGCTGCTCTGTGGTGAGCCGAGGTAGCGTCTTGCTGTGATCCGGTGAAAAACAGATCACCCGACTCAAGCCGCGGACGCTTTCACTGCGCATTAGTGGATCGTCATCAAAAGGCGCTGCAGGCGTGTCGGGGGCTAAAGCCGCAAAGTCGTTACCAAATACAAATGTGGATTGATAATCAGGGTTTATCTCACCGCTTATGCGTCGATTACCGGCGCACAAGAAGCAGTCTTTATCATAACTTTGATCTTGTTCATCGGGAGTCGCTTCGTCCTGGCCTTGCCAGGGACGTTTAGCTCTATGGGGAGAGACGAGTACCCAGTCAGCCGTGAGAGGGTTAAATCTACGGTGTGGATGTTCAATAGGATCGAAGCTAGTCATAGTATTTTACAGGAGGATATTGTATACGAATGGATTATATAAGAATGAAGCTAAAAAGCGATAAGAGAATTGTACATTTATCCTATGTTTTTTATATAACTGGCTTATTCAGTAACCAATAGAATTACTATTAAGGTGAAAAATGGCGTTTATCAAACAATACTATATAGGGCTTAGCCCCATCAATGGTATAGTTCTCCCTTTCGATTTAATTTAAATGGTTTAGAAGCTTGGACGCGGTGAGCTGTTTGCTGTCGCCTTGGTTTTTTGTATGAATTGATAGTTATGATTGGAAGGCAAGATTGACCCAACTAGATAATTTTTTTAGCCAGTCAGTAATATTCGACGGTATGCTGGTGTTATTGGAAATGACAGTGGTTGACTTTGACTACAGCGGACCTGTGTTGTCTGCGAAGTTTAGCTCGGCTAAAGATCTGGGCATAGTCACTGAGGGTATTGATGTCGGTGATACTATTCAATCACTCGTCACTGCGAGATTGGACTGGTCTGCGGGTCCAGTCATTGCCTCCGCTAATACGGTGTGCAGCCAGTGTAGCGAGTCACTGTTACCTTGTATTCATCTTGCCGCTATCGCCATCGATTATGTGGCCAGAAAAGCCCCTATCATTCCCTATCCGAGTGAAACCAAACGTGCCGATACCGCACTCAGGTTATTGAGAACTGAGCTGAGTCAACGTTACGATCCTTATCCTAATATGGCCAGACATAGAGTGGTGTACTTGCTATCAACAAGGAAGGGTGCACTGCACCTGAGCGCCCATAAAGGCTATGTCAGTAAATTAGGTCAATACTCAATCAAGACAGATTTAGGCTTTGAGGTGTTGGACCGAGGCAGCTTGCCAAAATTTGTGACTCAAACCGATGTTTATTTACTGCATAGGTTAAGAGAATTAGCCCAAGTGTTGGATGATGAGACGAGAGCTGCTCAGCAAGAGACACTTTCCTTAGGGTTAGGAGAAACGTGTGACAGTGAGTTCCTTTATCAATTAATTTCTACTCAGCGCTGTTTCTGGCTGCATTGCGAGCAAGTCCCCCTCAAGGTCGAGCCGCATTATCTTGATGATTTTGTCGAGCCAGGCGCCTTACTTCAAGTGGCTCCAGGCCAATACCTTGATTTTGCCAGTATGAGTCTGGTGTTGACCGAATTACCCCCATCTCTGGGTGAACTCAGCGATAAACAGCGCACTGAATATGTACAACAAGTTGCAGATGATGACAGGGAATGGGTGCCTAAACTTACAGTGTATCGCAGGGGTATCGAATTTCCCTGGGATGAACAGAGTCATCTGGATTTACAGGTCGCTCGCTTTTCCCTCATCAGCGATGATTTGGAGTGTGGTTTAGTTGACATTTTTGCTCATGCCAGCGAGTCACCGCATCTGCTCAAGCTCGCCGCTGAACTGAGTATTCAGCTGTCCGATTTTCCCCTTCTTTCATCTGGATTTGAACCCATAGTCTGGCATCAGTTTCTACTCGGCGATCGCCAGTTACCTGAAATGTTGAGTCAACAGATGTTTGCCATAAGGCGTCTGATGTTGGCTGGCTGGTCAATTGATTTTCAATTAATCAATCGTTTTAGCTTGGCCCAAGTCCAGACTTGGTATGGAGAGGTGAGTCATCAAGCTGCAGATAAGCAATGGTTCGACCTTGAACTGGGTGTTGAAGTGGATGGCAAGAAGATCAATTTATTGCCCTATCTGGTCAAAGCAATAAGACAGGGCTTGCTGCAAAACTTAAGCGACACAGATACGATACTCATGGAGCTCGACTCCGGTCAGCGTCTGTCTCTGCCCGCCGACAGAGTGAAGCATATTCTCTCTGTGCTGGTCGAGTTGTATGAGAGAAAACCGCTGTCAGTCGATGAGACATTAACTATGTCCATGAATCAGTTGACTCGAATTGCAGAATTGGCTGATCGAGATAAAATAAACAAGAAAGACTGGCATTGGCAGGGCAGTCACTGGTTACAGAATAAGGCTCAGCAACTTTACTCTTATTTAGAAGTGAGTTCAGGTGGCCAAGGCCCAGCAGATCGGGACGCTAAAGCTAAACAAATAGATTTTGCTGTTTCGCCGCCTGTCGGGCTCAATGCGCAGCTTAGAGAATATCAGCAGCTGGGATTAAACTGGTTGCAGTTCTTAAAGGCACACGAATTTTGTGGAATACTCGCCGATGATATGGGTCTGGGTAAAACAATCCAAACCCTGAGTAGTATCTTACTCGATAAAGAGGCCGGTAAACTGTCTGGCCCCTGTTTAGTGGTTGCGCCAACGAGCCTATTAGCCAACTGGTTGCATGAAGCTGGGACATTTGCCCCCGAACTTAGGGTGCTTCTCTGGTCAGGGCCTAAGCGCCACAGTTTACAAGATAAGATTGATAGCAGCGATCTCTTGATCACCAGCTATGGCACACTGCAACAAGATGTTGAGTTTTGGGCCAAGCAACACTTTCATGTGGTGATCTTAGATGAAGCTCAGACCATCAAAAATGTTCGAAGTCGAATTAGTCGAGTGGTTTCCAGCTTATCCGCGACCCATAGACTCTGCTTAACCGGTACGCCTTTAGAAAATCATCTGGGGGAGCTATGGTCACTGTTTAACTTCCTGATGCCAGGTTTCCTCGGTACCTATGCTCAGTTTCAGCGGCATTATCAAGTGCCGATTGAAAAAGAGCAAGATGATGAGCGTCGCCGGGCGCTCGTGCAACGGATTGCGCCGTTCATGTTACGCAGGCTTAAATCTGAGGTCGCCACAGAATTGCCCGATAAAACGGTGATCAATGAATATATAAACCTGACCGAGACTCAGGGGGATCTGTATGAAACGATCCGTTTGACCATGTCTGAAGAGATGAGAAAAGCGGTGTCAGTCTCGGGAGTGAAACGTAACCGTTTAGCCATCAGTAATGCCTTGCTCAAACTCAGGCAGGTCTGTTGTCATCCCGACTTACTCAAACTCGATCACCTCCAGCAATCAGACTTAGCCGGCGCCGATGTCGATACAGTCTCAGTAACATCTGATATTGATGAGCTTGGTGATCAAGGTTCTGCCAATGGAGTGCAGCCTCTCGATGATGTTGGCAGGCTCAATACTCGCTCAGGAAAGTTAAACTGGCTTGCCGCTAAGCTGCCCGGCATGCTCGAAGAGGGCAGGAGAGTATTAATTTTCTCCTCTTTTACCAGCATGCTGAGTCTGATTGGTGAACTTCTGGAAAAGCTAGGCATTAGCTTCGTTGAGCTGACGGGAAAGAGTCGAGATCGAGGGGCACTGGTTGAGCGTTTTCAGCAGCGAGAGGTGCCGATATTCTTGATTAGCTTGAAGGCGGGAGGCGCGGGTCTAAATCTAACTGCTGCCGATGTGGTCATCCATACCGATCCCTGGTGGAATCCAGCAGCCGAGCAGCAGGCCAGTGATAGGGCTCACCGGATAGGCCAGGACAAGTCGGTGTTTGTCTATAAACTTATCTGTAAGGATACCGTTGAGGAGAGGATACAGCTGCTGCAGGAATCTAAAAATAATTTAGCACAGAGTATCTATCAGCAAGAGAGTCTGGCTGTTTCTGAGATGACAGGGGATGACTGGCTTGAGCTATTAAAGCCTATAGAACTGGATGACTAAATCTTGAATAACTCGCTTTGAAAAAACGCTTCTGAATGGGAGTTTTGGATGAATAGCTCTGGCACAAGGGTTCTGTATGGATAGTTTTGGATAAATAGCTCTAGAAGAATAGCCCTGCCTTTTTAGTAACAGGGCTAAATAAACTGATTAAATAGTAGGCCTTTTCGCTCCTCCTCATCTTTTTTCAGGATCACGGCGATTTTTAGTTGCAGCTCTGTCTTGAGCAAATCTGCCGAGCTTTGGGCATAATCGGTATCTTGAATTCGCGAGCGTGCCGCGCTGCTATTAATACTGCTAATTTGGTAGTTATTGACTCGGCTGTCGATGGCGTTACTCTCAGCTCCTGCAACGCTGGCATTGTCATCTATAATCACTGAGGCATCGTCTATAGTGGTCAGTGAAGCACTTGGATTACTCGCATCTAAACCTGAAATAAAATTATTCTGTCCCAGTACTTCTGCCGCGACGACATTGATCTCTTCGGTCAGTTGATCAAGCTCCGCTTGTATGGCTTGTTTATCGTACAAGGGATTACCTGCTTGTATGGTCAAGTCTCGTGCTCTAAGGAGGTTGTCAGTAATTGAAGCATATTGTCCTGCTTGAGTGTTAATTATGCTCTGCTCATCGAGTGCATTTCTTACACGTACTCCTGACTCATTAATACTGGATGTGAGCCTATTGGCGATCTGTAGGCCAGCGGGATCGTCCGAGGCCTTGTTAATCTTGAGCCCGGTACTGAGCTTCTCCATCTGCTCTTTACGTTTCTCTTGCAGTTTCTCAAGGTTACTTAGACTCGATGACTGAATGCTGGGCAATTTCATACCTGTCTCTCTCAAATTGAAACCTGATATTATTATCTAACGGTATTGTCTAAAAAACAAACATATAATCACAGTTACTTAGAGTAAATCAGAGTAATAACCTGCTTGTTATTATTAATCGTTATAACTCGTCATTATCTACTGATTTACTTCTTGAAAGGTCTGGGGACTTGGCTGTGGATGAGCGAATATTTAATTGAGAGAGATATGAGCATAGAAGGGCAATACGCTAGTTATACCGATTGGTATTTTACCTCAGAGTTTAAAAATAATTCTCCGTACTCGAGATAATCCCTATAGAGAAGGAACAATGCTGCGACCATACAAAAAACTTGTTACATGAGCCTGAGCATTGAATTTTGGTAGTTCTGGGTTGAGCCCTGTACGTGAAAATAGCATATAGGTAGCAATAGGACCAAGTAATGCTGTGAGAGTTAACATCGGATATTCAGACCTTAATGCATTTTGATCTTGGTGATGTTTAATCATCTTCACCATACCTTGTAAGTTGTTTATTAGATTCATGGTTGCATCGCGTATGTCAGGGTTGCCAGATATCTCATGAAGGAGACGAAAAACAATATCGCCATAGATATCAAAGGTGACAATGTACGATTTAACTAACGCAACAAGATCGTCGTGCAGATCGTCGGATATCTGCACAAGGCTGAGAGGAGTATTAATGAGTTGGTGATCAATTGCTCTTGCAAATAACACGGCCTTATTACCATATCGTCGGAATAGCGTTGCTTCATTCACACCAGCAATACTGGCAATAGCTTTTGTGGTGGTGGCGGCATATCCGATAGTTAACCATTCGTTAACTACAATACCAAATAGCTTATTCTCGTCAATTTTACGCGGCATCGATACTCCTAATTTGTTTCTTGATCATACCATGTGCAAGCTTTTACTTGCAAAAGAAATGGACCTCCATATAATGCAAGTATCCACTTGCATAAGGGCGGGAATATGACAAATTCACATCACAACCGAAAATCTGACATTATCTATGCTGCACTAGGAGCCAATGAACGCGATATTGTAGATAAAATAAAGCTGCCTTGGTTGCGTCGATTTTTGATTCGTTTCGTTGGTGTTAAGCTGCGCTTACAGTTTACTGGTTGGCTGCAATATCTGATGCCAGTGCCAATCGTGTTGGGGCTGTATATCATGAGTGGATTACTTTATTTGCTATTACCATCTGTGGCGACAATTTTTGTACTGCTTCCTACACTACTGTTGGCCATCATATTGTTCGATATCGTTACAACTCGACTACGCATACGCTTACCGGAGCCCCTCCCTAAGAGTAACGAAGAAAGTGATGTATTTAGTCTGATGCGTAATCGCAGATCTTGTCGTTCTTACCAAACACGGCCATTAACCGATGAGCATGAACAAGCTCTTCTAGAGTCAGTGACTCGACATTTAAAAGAGCCGAAATTCAGTGAGTCAAATATTCGCCTAGAATGGGTACATGCGCCGTTGACTATCTGGCCGGTTGTCAATGCTCGTCATTTTCTAATCGCTATTGCTCCTGCAAAATATGACCGTAAAGCGGTTCTTGATATTGGTAAGACACTCCAAAAAGTTGTCATTGATGTAACGCGAATGGGACTCGGCAGCTGTTGGATCGGTCCTGGTGCTGATCATAACAGTGTTAAATCTGTCTTGAATGAACGATTCGATGAAAACAAAGATGCCATTATTTGTGTTTGCGCGATTGGGTATAAGTCTTGGTATACCCCCTTGTTTATTCGTATTTTTAATGCTCAATTTCATAAACGATTACCCTTGGAGTCGCTGTTTTTTTCAGATAACGACTTGACTCAACCATTAAAAACTACAGGGGAAAGCTTTATTCAATACGAACGCTGCTTCGAAAGTTGTCAATGGTCACCATCGTCTTATAATGGCCAAACAACCCGTTGTGTAGGCACGCAGATTGCTGACGATCAACTACGTGTAGACTTCTATGCAGCGACGTCATCACGATATTATGCAGCAGTGGCAACTGGCATCTGGTGTGCTAATTGGGAGATGGGGTGTGATGAATTGGGCCAAGGTGGTAGCTTTCGAATACTATCAACAACAGAGCGAGGTATTTCTGCCCCTCAAAACGTTAATGAACTACCACATTACGATGTTAGCTGGATCTCTAAAGATACTCTCCCTGCAGGGTGATAATGAGCCTGCGTTTACCACCAGAATCTCTTGGCTCACATAGATAGATCCCTTGCCATGTGCCCAGATTTAAACGGCCATTGGTGATAGGGAGCGTCAATGAAACACCAAGTAAACTCGATTTTAGGTGAGCGGGCATATCATCGGGCCCCTCATAGGTATGGGTATAGTAAAGCTCATTCTCTGGCGCGAGACGATTGAAGTAGCGCTCGAAGTCGACCCGTACACTGGGATCGGCATTTTCATTGAGCGTTAATGCGGCCGAGGTGTGCTGCAGGTGGATATGGGCTAAGCCTACCTTGAGTTTTTTAAGCTCTGGAAGCGCATCATAGACCTCGTCTGTGATCAGATGAAATCCGCGGGGTTTTGCACGTAAATTAACTTCTTTTTGATACCACATGACGACTCTTTAAATTGGACAGTGAGCGAGATTGATATTCAGGTTAACTCATTGGCTGTATTAATGATGCTGGTATTAATGATAAAGGTAAAGAGTGGGGAGTTTACTCTATGGAGTCGCAAGTTTAAGGGGCCTGGATGACTCGGTTTCTACCGGCATTTTTCGCCTTGTAGAGCGCCTTGTCACTGGCATTTAACCATTCATCTAAGCTTTCACCTTCGAGCTCTTTCACCCCTATGCTGCAAGTGATGAGCTGGGAAACACCTGGCAGTTTTATTTGTGAAATAACCTGCCGCAACTGCTCAGCATAGATGACGGCATGCTCACCGTCGGTATCCGGCAACTTGATTAAAAACTCTTCTCCTCCGAAACGTATGACCTCAGCGTCTACAGGCTTGTGGCGTGTAATGGTGTCCGCTACCGCACGTAACACACAATCCCCGTGATATGGCCATGAGTATCATTGATCTGTTTGAAATGATCGAGATCGAGCAAGAGTAGGCTCGTTTTGGTCTGGTGTTTTATCTTGCTTTCTATTGCGTTATTTAAACTGGGTTTTAAGCGTTTTCGATTGTAGATACCTGTCAGTTCGTCGGTATGAGCAAGATAAAATAGGGCATTCTTTTGTTTATTGATGATGTGTGAGAAGAGGGCGCCGAAGACGATACAGTCTATGATGGCGATGGAATAACGTGCAATGACTGGCGTAGATTCTATGTTGAGTGCGAAGCCGAGTCCGAACAAGGCATAGAGAATAGATAGGAGCAGGGCTTGCTTAATGTTAAACAGGAAAAAATAAATAAAAATGGTAGGAAATAGATAGATAAGGCCTTTGTAACCTAAGTAAAGGCAACTGTAACAGATGGCAATGCTCACCATGATGAGTGTGATCTGCTTCTGTAGTACGTTGGCCTTGTATTGCCATTCTCGCAGCAGTGAGAAAAGTAGCGGGGTAATGGCTAAGGAGAAGAACCCAGCGTGTTTGTAGTCACCGATCCCGATCCGATATAGGCTAAAAACACTCAAAGTGATAATCGCAGAAACATGAAAGACGATTGAGGCATTTCTCGGTATTTTATTCACACTATCTACATCCACAACATCTTGCCTCGGTTCGCTCGTTATACATCATTCAGTTTAAAAACCTTAATTCATTAAGTTTTTATCGGTATTTGACTAATAACCTTTAATTATTAAGAGAGATATGGGTTTGATCGCCTATTTATTGCGCACATCTGTATCTTGTGTTCATGGTCGTTTCTCTAGCAAGAAAGTAAATAACGTAAATTTACTAATAATGATAATCGTTAACATTTAGTGTGGCGGCACATTTAATATTTACTATGGTCGATTTGACTCGCCCGAACGATTAGCAATGAAGTCACTAAAAGCTTTACCAGAAGATGCTCCTCAGCTTGTTATCCATGACAAGGTCACGAAAACCACCAGGATAAAAGCAAAAAAAATCCGCGTCAGCAGAGGTTCTCTGTCCATCGCGCGGACCATTCATATTTATGTGTCTATGGCTTTGCTAATACTCATGCTGTTTTTTGCCGTGACGGGGATCACTCTCAACCATCCAGAGTGGTTCGATAGCAACCAAGAGGGGGCACAATACTCAGAGGTGCCACTGCCGGACTATCTCATCACATCTCAAAGCAATGAAGAACAATGGCGTGCAGCCTTAGGTCATTGGATGAAAAGCCAATGGTCTGTAGATATGACTCAAGCACAATTCAGTGAAGATGAGATTTCACTGGTGCATAAGGCGCCGGGTACCTATCAGGTTTTTACCTTAGACCTGCTGGATAACCGGGTTTTTGTCGAGAGCCATCATTACGGTGCTATCGCCGTATTGAATGATCTGCATAAGGGCAGAAATGCCGGCCTCGCCTGGCAATGGATACTCGACATTAGCTCCATGTTAATCATTTTGTTTTCAATGAGCGGTGCCTACTTGTTACTTCCTCAAACCAGAAAGCTTAAAAAGTCACTGTTTTACATGGTCATAGTGAGTAGTAGCTGTGGCTTGGTATATGTCACACAAGTGCTTTAGCGCATTGTATTGGGATAGATAAATCAACGTAAGGAGTTCCATGAAGCGGAAACAGAGACACGTTAACAACATCAGCACAATGAAGCGGTATCTAGCTCGATCACTGCTTTTTTTCTCCTTGATAATAGTGCCGTCTTGGGCCTGTGCCGAGGTCGATGCTGGGCTTGATATTGAGGTTAACTTACCGGAAATAACTCAAGGTCAGTATTTAAGGCCCTATACCGCGGTATGGATTGAAAATGCTAAAGGCAAGCATATCAGCACGCTCGCTTTGTGGCGTTGGGATGAAGGCTATAAGTGGCTTAAAGATATCCGGCGATGGTGGAGAAAAGCCGGGCGTGAAGATAGCCAGTTAGTCGATGGGATGAGCTCAGCTACTCGCCCGGCGGGGAAATATCAGCTGCACTGGGATATGACTGATGTCGACGGTCACGCTGTCCCCAATGGCAAATATACCTTGCTGATGGAAGTGGTCAGGGAGCATGGCGGTAGAGATCTGGTGAGACATAAGTTTGAGTTAGGCTCTGAGGCGTTTACTGCCAAAATAGCTCCGACTGAGGAAACTGGCGAGATCAAGATCCATTTCCAACCTTAACGCTTTTAATCTTTAGCTCGTCATTCATTTACACATTTAATCATGTAATTTATAGGTCAACCAATGAAGAAAACACTGTTAGTTACCGCGAGTCTTACCTTAGTCAGCACCTTGTTAAGTCCCTTTGCTAGTCATACTGCTCAGGCTCATGACCGTTGGATCTTGCCAAGTCATTTCAATGTCTCAGCCGATGCAGGCAAAGGTGTGTGGATCACTTCCGATGTCTCTGCCAGTAATCAAGTGTTCATCTATGATAAGCCCTTCGGCAGCGAAGATGTTCAGGTTGTGATGCCCGATGGCAAACTAGATTCTCCCTCTTCAAGCTACAGAGGCGGCCGTAAGTCTGTGTTCGATTACCAGCTGGCACAGGATGGCACCTATCGGTTCGAGAAAAAAGCCAAACCTAAATACTATTCTCGTTACAAGGTGAAGGGCCAAGATAAGCCCGTGCGCCTTGCTATGGACAAACAGGCGGCTGCCGCAGCGATGCCAAAAGGTGCATATGAGCTGCAAGGCGCCATGTATTTCTCACGCGTCGAGACTTATGTGACCCTTAATAAACCTAACGATGTGGCTTATCAGGCTAAAAATGAATACCTTGAATTGCTGCCTGTGACACACCCGGCGAACATCATTGAAAATGAAGTCACAGAGATGAATTTTCTTTTTCATGGTAAGCCTGTTGAGGGCGTGACGGTTTCTGTGGTCAAGTCCGGCACTCTGTATCGCAATAAAATTGATGCCATCGAACTCGTCTCAAATAAAGCGGGTTCGATAAGTTTTACTCCACCAAGTGCCGGTCTGTACTTGCTTCACGCGAGTTTCGAGCAGAAAAATACCGATACCCGTCTAGCCGATAAATCCGTTAACGAAATATTTCTGACCTTCGAGGCAGGCTTAGAATAACTGACTGCAGATAACTGCAACTGATGTTAGCCCAAACTAAGATCTGGTTTGGGCTTTTTATTATCGGTATAAAAGTAGGGCAGGTTTAGTATGAGTCGCCTATTTAGTCACTGCTGGCGCTAAGGCATTACTCGGTGTATAACTAGTTTAATACACAGAGTTTTTTGGGCTTTAATATGCAACTATTAATTTTAAGGCGGTTAAGCCAGCTGGTTAAAATTGGCCTGATAATGAGCATACTATTTCAGGTTAATTCACTCTCTGCGGCCCCAAATCTGGATCTCAGTGTCCAGGATGTAGACGGGCAGTCATATATATTATCTCAAGTTTCCGGAGAGTTGATTTATATCGATTTTTGGGCCTCTTGGTGTGGACCATGTCGAAAGTCTTTTCCCTGGATGAATGAGATGCACCATAAGTATGCTGATCAGGGGCTTAAGATCATTGCCATCAATTTAGACAATGACATATCACTCGCCCGTCAGTTTCTCGGGCAGATTTCTGCCGACTTCATTATCGCCTATGATCCCGATACTCAGGTGGCAGGACAATTCGATATCTTGGGAATGCCGAGCAGCTACCTGTTCAACCGACAAGGTAAATTAGTCGCTAAACACGTGGGTTTCTATTCCGAGCATAAGGCGGACTATGAAGCCGAGATCTTACACTATCTCAAGCAAGCAAAGCTGGAACAGAGCACAGACAAGCAGTGAGTAAAATGAGTAAGTGTGGGGGAATCCATCAAATTAGAGGCGAGAGATGATGATATTCGAGACAGTGCTGATTAAATCAGTCAGAAGCCTACCGTTCTTGGTGTGTTTATCTTTGACGGCCTGTGCGGGTTTAGGCGTTGAGCCTTGGCAGCGGGATCAGTTTGCCCGTGAAGATATGGCGTTGGACAGTGAGAAACTGGATCTGACCTTGGACGATCATATTTATTTTAGCAAAGAAGGCACCAGTGGCGGCCGAGCACTCGCCGGGGGCGGTTGTGGCTGCAACTAAAACGGTCAATAAGTCACAAGCACGCATTGGAACCGGGCCCGAAATAGGTGCAAGTTTTGGTACCAGTACTATTGAGTCCTCGATTGCCGAAGCGTTATCGATTGCCAGCTTTGCGCTGTTGAGCATGACGAGTTCGGTGGCCATTGCCGCTCAACGAGACTCAGGAGCCGATAATCCAATAGGCAGAGACACTAAACTCGCCGCAGTAATCACTACCGATGAAGCCGTCACCTCAGACTCTGTTGAGACTGATTCACCTCAAATCGATGCCGCCTTACTCTATTATCTGGAACAGGACAGGGTGACGGTAGCCGAGGGGATCTTCAATCTTAAGCTACCTGTAGGCGATAAGCGGCTTTACGAAGGCAAGTTGGTGCTAGATACCTTAACCGGCTCCTCGGCCAATGGCGCTGTGCCCCAAGATGAACGCCAGACTTTTACCCGTCCGTCAGGCAATGGCGAATACAATATAGATTCTGCTAACACCCCGTTAGATGACACCTTCAAAGACACTCGACTTCAGCTCAGTGGCAACTGGGCCGAGATATGGTCGCCTGACTGGAGCAGTAACCATGGGATCTATCTGTCCAGAGAATATGACTACACCTCCATGGG
Coding sequences:
- a CDS encoding UDP-glucose--hexose-1-phosphate uridylyltransferase; this encodes MTSFDPIEHPHRRFNPLTADWVLVSPHRAKRPWQGQDEATPDEQDQSYDKDCFLCAGNRRISGEINPDYQSTFVFGNDFAALAPDTPAAPFDDDPLMRSESVRGLSRVICFSPDHSKTLPRLTTEQLRQVVDAWESEITELGKEYVWVQAFENKGAVMGCSQPHPHGQVWANSYLPNEVRKKDHNLRAYQQEHGRNLLLDYVKREMEDGSRTVVETEHWLAVVPYWAAWPFETILMPKSHIRRFDELCNAQRDDLALAIKKLTSRYDNLFNCSFPYSMGWHFAPFKRDREGELTGSDHWQLHGVFYPPLLRSATVKKFMVGYEMLAEAQRDLTPEQAATRLRDATDIHYLDKS
- a CDS encoding DEAD/DEAH box helicase; the protein is MTQLDNFFSQSVIFDGMLVLLEMTVVDFDYSGPVLSAKFSSAKDLGIVTEGIDVGDTIQSLVTARLDWSAGPVIASANTVCSQCSESLLPCIHLAAIAIDYVARKAPIIPYPSETKRADTALRLLRTELSQRYDPYPNMARHRVVYLLSTRKGALHLSAHKGYVSKLGQYSIKTDLGFEVLDRGSLPKFVTQTDVYLLHRLRELAQVLDDETRAAQQETLSLGLGETCDSEFLYQLISTQRCFWLHCEQVPLKVEPHYLDDFVEPGALLQVAPGQYLDFASMSLVLTELPPSLGELSDKQRTEYVQQVADDDREWVPKLTVYRRGIEFPWDEQSHLDLQVARFSLISDDLECGLVDIFAHASESPHLLKLAAELSIQLSDFPLLSSGFEPIVWHQFLLGDRQLPEMLSQQMFAIRRLMLAGWSIDFQLINRFSLAQVQTWYGEVSHQAADKQWFDLELGVEVDGKKINLLPYLVKAIRQGLLQNLSDTDTILMELDSGQRLSLPADRVKHILSVLVELYERKPLSVDETLTMSMNQLTRIAELADRDKINKKDWHWQGSHWLQNKAQQLYSYLEVSSGGQGPADRDAKAKQIDFAVSPPVGLNAQLREYQQLGLNWLQFLKAHEFCGILADDMGLGKTIQTLSSILLDKEAGKLSGPCLVVAPTSLLANWLHEAGTFAPELRVLLWSGPKRHSLQDKIDSSDLLITSYGTLQQDVEFWAKQHFHVVILDEAQTIKNVRSRISRVVSSLSATHRLCLTGTPLENHLGELWSLFNFLMPGFLGTYAQFQRHYQVPIEKEQDDERRRALVQRIAPFMLRRLKSEVATELPDKTVINEYINLTETQGDLYETIRLTMSEEMRKAVSVSGVKRNRLAISNALLKLRQVCCHPDLLKLDHLQQSDLAGADVDTVSVTSDIDELGDQGSANGVQPLDDVGRLNTRSGKLNWLAAKLPGMLEEGRRVLIFSSFTSMLSLIGELLEKLGISFVELTGKSRDRGALVERFQQREVPIFLISLKAGGAGLNLTAADVVIHTDPWWNPAAEQQASDRAHRIGQDKSVFVYKLICKDTVEERIQLLQESKNNLAQSIYQQESLAVSEMTGDDWLELLKPIELDD
- a CDS encoding flagellin, which translates into the protein MKLPSIQSSSLSNLEKLQEKRKEQMEKLSTGLKINKASDDPAGLQIANRLTSSINESGVRVRNALDEQSIINTQAGQYASITDNLLRARDLTIQAGNPLYDKQAIQAELDQLTEEINVVAAEVLGQNNFISGLDASNPSASLTTIDDASVIIDDNASVAGAESNAIDSRVNNYQISSINSSAARSRIQDTDYAQSSADLLKTELQLKIAVILKKDEEERKGLLFNQFI
- a CDS encoding TetR/AcrR family transcriptional regulator, which translates into the protein MPRKIDENKLFGIVVNEWLTIGYAATTTKAIASIAGVNEATLFRRYGNKAVLFARAIDHQLINTPLSLVQISDDLHDDLVALVKSYIVTFDIYGDIVFRLLHEISGNPDIRDATMNLINNLQGMVKMIKHHQDQNALRSEYPMLTLTALLGPIATYMLFSRTGLNPELPKFNAQAHVTSFLYGRSIVPSL
- a CDS encoding nitroreductase family protein, translated to MTNSHHNRKSDIIYAALGANERDIVDKIKLPWLRRFLIRFVGVKLRLQFTGWLQYLMPVPIVLGLYIMSGLLYLLLPSVATIFVLLPTLLLAIILFDIVTTRLRIRLPEPLPKSNEESDVFSLMRNRRSCRSYQTRPLTDEHEQALLESVTRHLKEPKFSESNIRLEWVHAPLTIWPVVNARHFLIAIAPAKYDRKAVLDIGKTLQKVVIDVTRMGLGSCWIGPGADHNSVKSVLNERFDENKDAIICVCAIGYKSWYTPLFIRIFNAQFHKRLPLESLFFSDNDLTQPLKTTGESFIQYERCFESCQWSPSSYNGQTTRCVGTQIADDQLRVDFYAATSSRYYAAVATGIWCANWEMGCDELGQGGSFRILSTTERGISAPQNVNELPHYDVSWISKDTLPAG